The following are encoded in a window of Kaistia algarum genomic DNA:
- a CDS encoding Gfo/Idh/MocA family protein produces the protein MSDAKSPDSLGFAPDPEIRVKDLKIGAIGAGMIMAECHLAAYHEAGFPVVAIASRSQDRAAQVAARWGIPKVHATPQELIEDSDVEIVDIAFPPDQQPDLIRLALKQPHIKGILAQKPLSLTLDEAIALRDEATAAGKILSVNQNMRYDQSMRVLKQILDRGELGEPVIATIDMHAIPHWQAFLEDYDRLTLANMSVHHLDVLRFLFGEPTEIYTAARKDPRTTFEHKDGITASTIKFASGVFAVSLEDVWSGPREEGFDSDVYIKWRVEGTEGVAQGTIGWPTGAVSTLTYASKRTTGGKWVTPSWESMWFPHAFKGVMEQLQYAVKNGTAPELSVADNVKTVALIEAGYRSMAEGRAVRLDEIKV, from the coding sequence ATGTCCGACGCCAAATCACCCGATTCCCTGGGCTTCGCGCCCGATCCGGAAATCCGCGTCAAAGATTTGAAGATCGGCGCCATCGGTGCCGGCATGATCATGGCCGAGTGCCACCTTGCCGCCTATCACGAGGCCGGCTTCCCGGTCGTAGCTATCGCGTCGCGCAGCCAGGACCGTGCCGCGCAGGTGGCCGCGCGCTGGGGCATTCCGAAAGTTCACGCGACACCGCAGGAACTCATCGAGGATTCCGATGTCGAGATCGTCGACATCGCGTTTCCGCCGGACCAGCAGCCCGATCTGATTCGTCTGGCGCTGAAGCAGCCGCACATCAAAGGCATCCTGGCCCAAAAGCCGCTGTCGCTCACCCTCGATGAGGCGATCGCGCTCCGCGATGAAGCGACGGCGGCGGGCAAGATCCTCTCGGTCAACCAGAACATGCGCTACGACCAGTCGATGCGCGTGCTGAAGCAGATCCTCGATCGGGGCGAACTCGGCGAGCCGGTGATCGCGACCATCGATATGCACGCGATCCCGCACTGGCAGGCTTTCCTGGAGGACTATGACCGCCTGACGCTCGCCAATATGAGCGTGCACCATCTCGACGTGCTGCGGTTTTTGTTCGGCGAGCCGACCGAGATCTATACGGCGGCCCGCAAGGATCCGCGGACGACGTTCGAGCATAAGGACGGCATCACCGCCTCGACGATCAAGTTCGCATCCGGCGTCTTCGCCGTCTCGCTGGAGGATGTCTGGTCGGGCCCCCGCGAGGAAGGTTTCGACAGCGACGTCTACATCAAGTGGCGCGTCGAAGGCACGGAAGGCGTGGCGCAGGGAACGATCGGCTGGCCGACCGGGGCGGTCTCGACGCTGACCTATGCCTCGAAGCGCACCACCGGCGGCAAATGGGTCACGCCGAGTTGGGAGAGCATGTGGTTCCCCCATGCCTTCAAGGGCGTGATGGAGCAACTGCAATATGCGGTGAAGAACGGGACGGCCCCCGAGCTCTCCGTCGCCGACAATGTGAAGACCGTCGCGCTCATCGAGGCGGGCTATCGCTCGATGGCGGAAGGGCGCGCGGTCAGGCTCGACGAGATCAAGGTCTGA
- a CDS encoding LacI family DNA-binding transcriptional regulator, which produces MRTTLADIAREAGVSTATVDRVLNAREGVRERTRHRVLSVAERLGYTEETPRLVGQAAELVDVVALDIVLPGGGNTFINNLSAQFAEAASVRPDIRLRIHSIEGFDPEGLARKLDAFHGASQGVALIGLDHPVVREAIRSLAGTGVPVMTLISDISHVPRVGYVGIDNRAAGRLAGHLLGRFLRTATGKVALFAGSLSYRGHEEREMGFRHILDEEYPGLSIVELREVRDDTERAYREASSLFARHPDLAGIYNIGAGNRGISRALTESGIAKSVVFIGHELTEFTRRFLISGVMDAVIDQNPRVEAREAIDRLARAARGDDRPGGPSIRIQAIFKENIPET; this is translated from the coding sequence ATGCGCACCACGCTCGCCGACATCGCCAGAGAGGCCGGAGTTTCAACGGCGACCGTCGACCGCGTTCTGAATGCGCGGGAGGGCGTGCGGGAGCGAACGCGCCATCGCGTTCTCAGCGTGGCCGAGCGGCTGGGCTATACGGAAGAGACACCACGACTGGTCGGCCAGGCGGCGGAGCTGGTCGACGTCGTGGCGCTCGATATCGTGCTGCCGGGCGGCGGCAACACTTTCATCAACAATCTCTCGGCGCAGTTCGCCGAGGCGGCATCCGTCCGCCCTGATATCCGCCTCCGCATCCACTCGATCGAAGGCTTCGATCCAGAAGGACTGGCGCGGAAGCTGGACGCCTTCCACGGGGCCAGCCAAGGCGTCGCGCTCATCGGGCTCGACCACCCCGTGGTGCGTGAGGCGATTCGCTCGCTGGCCGGCACCGGTGTTCCCGTGATGACGTTGATATCCGACATCAGCCATGTGCCGCGCGTCGGTTATGTCGGCATCGACAACCGCGCCGCCGGCCGGCTTGCCGGGCACCTGCTGGGCCGATTCCTTCGGACCGCAACCGGCAAGGTCGCACTTTTCGCCGGATCGCTGTCCTATCGCGGCCATGAAGAGCGCGAGATGGGGTTCCGGCACATTCTCGACGAGGAATATCCCGGACTTTCCATCGTCGAGCTGCGCGAGGTGCGGGACGATACGGAGCGCGCCTATCGCGAGGCCTCCTCGCTTTTTGCGCGACACCCGGATCTCGCGGGCATCTACAACATCGGTGCCGGCAACCGCGGCATCTCGCGAGCGCTCACCGAATCGGGCATCGCCAAGTCGGTCGTCTTCATCGGACATGAGTTGACCGAGTTCACGCGGCGCTTCCTGATCTCCGGCGTGATGGACGCCGTCATCGACCAGAATCCGAGGGTCGAAGCGCGCGAGGCGATCGATCGATTGGCACGGGCGGCACGCGGCGACGACCGTCCGGGCGGACCCTCGATCCGCATCCAGGCGATCTTCAAGGAAAACATCCCGGAAACCTAG
- a CDS encoding DNA translocase FtsK: MRSSTRPPFSNDGNDPDRNRSASPGDRPLERGNPKPQAAAATPNPTRIEPSLSDAIEAATLDTVPSWLRPFTYTPTTRFTRTPDYLMRPRAAESEPEGRPAVAAQPATTEAEPRAAQPRTAPPVAVQPVPPPAAAVQAPAIQPPAAQPAGPTPPISVQKVARMIRTDVVAPPPRNIVKDERRPLSPIEQRRAAARAAAAEAEIRDREMAAPSILPIEAPLRASVRVSFDWPVADAPEPRTVAPAAAAHAAEVAPTPVNESLPPRQERVRGASDEYEFPPLELLAEPPEVEPDFELSEEFLNKNSVTLQQTLRDFGIRGEIIDANPGPVVTLYELEPAPGTKSSRVIALSGDIARSMSAVSARVAVVEGRNVIGIELPNAKRETVWLRELLSSQEFAAAKAKLGLCLGKTIGGEPVIADLAKMPHLLVAGTTGSGKSVAINTMILSLLYQYQPEDCRLIMIDPKMLELSVYDGIPHLLTPVVTDPRKAVVALKWAVREMEERYRKMSRLGVRNIDGFNARVAEAAERDEVITRQIATGFDKETGDTVYEEEVMDLSRLPYIVVIVDEMADLMMVAGKDIEGAIQRLAQMARAAGIHIVMATQRPSVDVITGTIKANFPTRISFQVTSKIDSRTILGEMGAEQLLGQGDMLYMAGGGRITRVHGPFVSDHEVEQVVAHLKLQARPEYLDEVTHDEEDSPAPAPAASEEGAVFDKGSFGDDSGDLYDQAVSIVLRDRKASTSYIQRRLQIGYNKAASIMERMEQEGIVGAANHAGKREIFRDNR, from the coding sequence ATGCGATCTTCCACGCGGCCTCCCTTTTCGAACGACGGCAACGATCCCGACCGGAACCGTTCTGCTTCGCCGGGCGATCGACCGCTGGAGCGAGGGAATCCGAAGCCGCAAGCCGCCGCGGCGACGCCGAATCCCACCCGAATCGAGCCATCGCTTTCGGACGCCATCGAAGCCGCCACGCTCGATACCGTGCCGAGCTGGCTGCGCCCCTTCACCTATACGCCGACGACCCGCTTCACGCGGACGCCCGACTATCTGATGCGCCCGCGCGCAGCCGAATCGGAGCCGGAAGGACGACCGGCCGTCGCTGCCCAGCCGGCGACGACCGAGGCCGAGCCTCGCGCCGCGCAGCCCAGGACGGCGCCACCGGTAGCGGTTCAGCCGGTTCCCCCGCCGGCCGCCGCGGTGCAGGCTCCTGCTATCCAACCGCCGGCAGCACAGCCGGCGGGTCCGACACCGCCGATCAGCGTGCAGAAGGTCGCCCGCATGATCCGCACAGATGTCGTCGCGCCACCGCCGCGCAACATCGTCAAGGACGAGCGACGGCCCTTGTCGCCGATCGAGCAGCGCCGCGCCGCAGCGCGTGCGGCCGCGGCCGAAGCAGAAATCCGCGATCGCGAGATGGCCGCGCCCAGCATCCTGCCGATCGAGGCACCATTGCGCGCCTCGGTCCGCGTCTCGTTCGACTGGCCCGTCGCCGACGCACCGGAGCCTCGCACGGTGGCGCCAGCGGCTGCAGCGCATGCCGCCGAGGTCGCGCCGACACCGGTAAACGAGAGCCTGCCGCCGCGCCAGGAGCGCGTGCGCGGCGCTTCGGACGAATATGAATTTCCGCCGCTCGAGCTTCTGGCCGAGCCGCCGGAGGTCGAGCCCGACTTCGAGCTCTCGGAGGAGTTTCTCAACAAGAACTCCGTGACGCTGCAGCAGACCCTGCGCGATTTCGGCATTCGCGGCGAGATCATCGACGCCAATCCGGGGCCGGTCGTTACGCTCTATGAACTGGAGCCGGCGCCGGGAACCAAGTCCTCGCGCGTCATCGCACTTTCCGGCGACATCGCCCGCTCGATGAGCGCGGTTTCGGCCCGCGTCGCCGTGGTCGAAGGTCGCAACGTCATCGGCATCGAACTGCCGAATGCCAAGCGCGAGACAGTCTGGCTGCGCGAATTGCTTTCAAGCCAGGAATTCGCAGCGGCGAAGGCCAAGCTCGGCCTTTGCCTCGGCAAGACAATTGGCGGCGAACCCGTGATCGCCGACCTCGCCAAGATGCCGCATCTGCTCGTCGCCGGGACGACCGGTTCCGGCAAGTCGGTGGCGATCAACACCATGATCCTCTCGCTGCTCTATCAGTACCAGCCCGAGGACTGCCGGCTGATCATGATCGACCCGAAGATGCTGGAACTCTCCGTCTATGACGGCATTCCGCATCTCCTGACCCCGGTCGTCACCGATCCGCGCAAGGCCGTCGTGGCGTTGAAATGGGCGGTGCGCGAGATGGAGGAGCGCTATCGCAAGATGTCGCGCCTCGGCGTCCGGAACATTGACGGCTTCAACGCCCGCGTTGCCGAGGCAGCCGAGCGCGACGAGGTGATCACGCGCCAGATCGCGACCGGCTTCGACAAGGAGACGGGCGACACGGTCTATGAGGAAGAGGTCATGGACCTCTCCCGCCTGCCCTATATTGTCGTCATCGTCGACGAGATGGCCGATCTGATGATGGTCGCCGGCAAGGACATCGAAGGCGCGATCCAGCGCCTCGCCCAGATGGCCCGCGCCGCCGGCATCCACATCGTCATGGCAACGCAGCGCCCCTCGGTCGATGTCATCACCGGCACGATCAAGGCCAACTTCCCGACGCGCATCTCCTTCCAGGTGACCTCGAAGATCGACAGCCGCACCATTCTCGGCGAAATGGGCGCCGAGCAGCTGCTCGGCCAGGGCGACATGCTCTACATGGCCGGCGGCGGCCGCATCACCCGCGTGCATGGCCCGTTCGTCTCGGATCACGAAGTCGAGCAGGTCGTCGCGCATCTGAAGCTGCAGGCGCGGCCGGAATATCTCGACGAGGTCACGCACGACGAGGAGGATTCCCCGGCTCCGGCGCCGGCGGCATCCGAAGAAGGCGCCGTGTTCGACAAAGGTTCCTTCGGCGACGACAGCGGCGATCTCTACGATCAGGCGGTCTCGATCGTCCTGCGCGACCGCAAGGCCTCGACCTCCTACATCCAGCGCCGCCTCCAGATCGGCTACAACAAGGCCGCATCGATCATGGAACGCATGGAGCAGGAAGGCATTGTCGGCGCAGCCAACCATGCGGGGAAACGCGAAATCTTCCGCGACAACCGATAG
- a CDS encoding MFS transporter has translation MATATTSKGTADRVRPMTAGEKKVIFASSLGTVFEWYDFYLYGSLATIIGAQFFSQFPKATADIFALLAFAAGFLVRPFGALVFGRLGDLVGRKYTFLVTILIMGLSTFVVGLLPGYNSIGVAAPIILIAARLLQGLALGGEYGGAATYVAEHAPQGRRGFYTSWIQTTATLGLFLSLLVILFTRTLFGEEAFASFGWRIPFLVSVVLLGISLWIRLQLNESPAFLKMKEDGTASKAPLKEAFGQWSNAKIALLALLGLTMGQGVVWYTGQFYALFFMQSILKVDGYTANLLIAWSLIFGTGFFVFFGWLSDKIGRKPIIMVGCLIAAITYIPLFQMITTKANPALEKALDTVQVSVVANPAECGKLFNPVGTRVFTAPCDVSRDFLAKNSIRYTTTEAPAGTPVKMVINGQEFPAFDPAGQTDVKAAKAAFDKTMLAALQAAGYPKAGDASIIKMSNPFDIFRPQVASVIGLLFILVLYVTMVYGPIAAALVELFPTRIRYTSMSLPYHIGNGWFGGLLPATAFAMVAQTGDIYFGLWYPIVIAAACFVIGVLFIPETKNRDIYAGD, from the coding sequence ATGGCAACTGCAACGACTTCAAAAGGGACAGCCGATCGGGTGCGGCCGATGACGGCGGGCGAGAAGAAAGTGATCTTCGCCTCGTCGCTCGGCACGGTATTCGAGTGGTACGATTTCTATCTCTACGGCTCGCTTGCGACGATCATCGGCGCCCAGTTCTTCAGTCAATTCCCCAAGGCGACCGCCGACATTTTCGCGCTTCTCGCCTTCGCGGCCGGGTTCCTGGTACGCCCCTTCGGTGCGCTGGTATTTGGTCGGCTCGGCGATCTGGTGGGGCGAAAATATACTTTTCTGGTGACGATCCTGATCATGGGCCTTTCCACTTTCGTGGTCGGCCTGCTGCCGGGCTACAATTCGATCGGTGTCGCGGCCCCGATCATCCTGATCGCTGCCAGATTGCTGCAGGGCCTCGCGCTCGGCGGCGAATATGGCGGTGCGGCGACCTATGTCGCCGAGCACGCCCCGCAGGGCCGCCGCGGCTTCTACACGTCCTGGATCCAGACGACGGCGACGCTGGGACTCTTCCTTTCGCTTCTCGTCATCCTGTTCACGCGAACGCTCTTCGGCGAGGAGGCTTTCGCGTCGTTTGGCTGGCGCATCCCGTTCCTCGTTTCCGTTGTTCTGCTCGGAATCTCCCTCTGGATTCGCCTGCAGCTCAATGAGTCCCCGGCGTTCCTCAAGATGAAGGAAGACGGCACCGCCTCGAAGGCGCCGCTCAAGGAAGCCTTCGGGCAATGGTCGAATGCGAAGATCGCGCTGCTGGCCCTGCTGGGTCTCACCATGGGCCAGGGCGTCGTCTGGTACACGGGACAGTTCTACGCGCTGTTCTTCATGCAATCGATCCTGAAGGTAGATGGCTATACGGCTAACCTTCTGATCGCGTGGTCCCTGATATTCGGCACCGGCTTCTTCGTTTTCTTCGGCTGGCTGTCCGATAAGATCGGCCGCAAGCCCATCATCATGGTGGGCTGTCTGATCGCAGCGATTACCTATATCCCGCTGTTCCAGATGATCACGACGAAGGCCAATCCGGCGCTCGAAAAGGCTCTGGATACCGTTCAGGTCAGCGTCGTTGCCAACCCGGCCGAATGCGGCAAGCTGTTCAATCCCGTCGGCACGCGGGTCTTCACCGCACCCTGCGATGTCTCGCGTGACTTCCTGGCCAAGAACTCCATCCGTTATACGACGACCGAGGCGCCGGCCGGCACGCCGGTCAAGATGGTCATCAACGGCCAGGAATTCCCGGCCTTCGATCCGGCCGGGCAGACCGACGTCAAGGCTGCCAAGGCGGCCTTTGACAAGACGATGCTGGCCGCCCTGCAGGCGGCCGGTTACCCGAAGGCCGGTGACGCCAGCATCATCAAGATGTCGAACCCGTTCGACATCTTCCGACCTCAGGTGGCATCGGTCATCGGGCTGCTGTTCATCCTGGTCCTGTACGTGACCATGGTCTATGGCCCGATCGCAGCGGCGCTGGTCGAGCTCTTCCCGACCCGAATACGCTACACGTCGATGTCCCTGCCCTATCATATCGGCAATGGCTGGTTCGGCGGACTGCTCCCGGCGACGGCCTTCGCCATGGTGGCACAGACTGGCGATATCTATTTCGGGCTCTGGTACCCGATCGTGATCGCCGCCGCCTGCTTCGTCATCGGTGTCCTGTTCATACCGGAGACGAAAAACCGGGACATCTACGCCGGCGACTGA
- a CDS encoding LacI family DNA-binding transcriptional regulator has protein sequence MDRGSRRPTIADVARTAGVGIATVDRVLNRRAEVRRDTAERVLAAAEAIGYHGAGLLRRRIEETVESRTFGFLLQRKGDAFYRQLAAALVEAARALPSFRGKPLVEFVDDISAETVAAGLLSLGGRCDAVAVVAADHPKVAAAVASLGARGVRVVTMLSELSGGVTFGHVGIDHRKSGRTAAWVISKLARRPGPVGIFVGSHRFIGHELSEISFRSYFREHAPEFRLLEPFANLEEPALAHEGTLELLRRNPDLVGIYVAGGGMAGLVSALREARAGHHIVAVCNELIPETRLALIDQVIDAVIATPVPELARATVAIMANSIRSSTEGEPPVLLPFGLYVSENV, from the coding sequence ATGGATCGAGGTTCCAGGCGTCCGACGATCGCCGACGTCGCACGGACCGCCGGCGTCGGCATTGCCACGGTTGACCGCGTCCTCAACCGGCGCGCCGAGGTGCGCCGCGACACGGCCGAGCGCGTGCTCGCCGCCGCGGAGGCGATCGGCTATCACGGCGCCGGCCTGCTGCGGCGGCGGATCGAGGAGACGGTCGAGAGCCGCACCTTCGGCTTCCTGCTGCAGCGAAAGGGCGACGCGTTCTATCGGCAATTGGCGGCCGCGCTTGTCGAGGCGGCGCGCGCGCTTCCCTCCTTTCGTGGCAAACCGCTGGTCGAGTTCGTCGACGATATCTCGGCCGAGACGGTTGCCGCTGGCCTCCTGTCGCTCGGCGGCCGCTGCGATGCCGTGGCAGTGGTTGCTGCCGATCACCCAAAGGTCGCCGCGGCGGTCGCCTCGCTAGGCGCCAGAGGCGTCAGGGTCGTCACCATGCTGTCCGAACTGTCGGGCGGCGTGACGTTCGGCCATGTCGGTATCGACCACAGGAAGTCCGGTCGGACCGCTGCCTGGGTCATTTCTAAGCTCGCACGACGGCCCGGACCGGTCGGAATCTTCGTCGGCAGCCATCGCTTCATAGGTCACGAACTCTCGGAGATCAGCTTTCGCAGCTATTTCCGCGAACATGCGCCGGAATTCCGCCTGCTCGAGCCGTTCGCGAATCTGGAGGAGCCGGCGCTGGCGCATGAGGGAACGCTGGAACTGCTGCGGCGCAATCCGGACCTCGTGGGCATTTATGTCGCCGGCGGCGGAATGGCCGGGCTCGTCTCGGCGCTGCGCGAGGCGAGGGCCGGTCATCACATCGTGGCCGTCTGCAATGAGCTCATCCCGGAGACGAGGCTGGCGCTCATTGACCAGGTAATTGATGCGGTAATCGCTACGCCCGTGCCCGAGCTCGCCAGGGCAACGGTGGCGATCATGGCGAATTCGATCCGCTCGTCCACCGAAGGAGAGCCGCCGGTGTTGCTGCCGTTCGGCTTGTACGTTTCGGAAAACGTCTGA
- a CDS encoding fatty acid desaturase family protein: MAQPALRDYSLIGLDSRRAVERGLATAEWYKCPVDRKTMKEFMKRSDGPAIRDTLLWFALLAASGFGGYWFWGTWWAVPFFIVYGVLYGSASDSRWHECGHGTAFKTRWMNDAVYQIACFMILREPTVWRWSHTRHHTDTIIVGRDPEIGVQRPPDILGILVQFFAVKSTWATMKKLFIHATGRLTEEEKTFIPESEQHKVYGVARIYLAIFAAVIVWCFAIGSILPAMFIGLPTLYGCFMGVFFGLTQHAGLDEDVLDHRLNSRTVYMNPVFRFLYLNMNYHVEHHMFPMVPYHALPRLHAAIKADCPPPYTSCWDAYKEIVPALLRQRREPGWYVKRPLPGHVEPLGSPPPGLIAAE; the protein is encoded by the coding sequence ATGGCCCAGCCGGCATTGCGCGATTATTCGCTGATAGGTCTCGATTCCCGCCGGGCGGTGGAGCGGGGCCTTGCGACCGCCGAATGGTACAAATGTCCGGTCGACCGCAAGACCATGAAGGAGTTCATGAAGCGCTCCGACGGCCCGGCGATCCGCGACACGCTGCTCTGGTTCGCCCTGCTGGCCGCCTCCGGCTTCGGCGGCTACTGGTTCTGGGGCACCTGGTGGGCCGTGCCGTTCTTCATCGTCTATGGCGTCCTCTACGGCTCGGCATCCGATTCACGCTGGCATGAATGCGGCCACGGCACCGCCTTCAAGACGCGATGGATGAACGACGCCGTCTATCAGATCGCCTGCTTCATGATCCTGCGCGAGCCGACGGTCTGGCGCTGGAGCCATACGCGCCACCACACCGACACGATCATCGTCGGCCGCGACCCGGAAATTGGCGTTCAGCGCCCGCCGGACATTCTCGGCATCCTCGTCCAGTTCTTTGCGGTCAAGAGCACCTGGGCGACGATGAAGAAGCTGTTCATCCATGCGACCGGACGGCTGACCGAGGAAGAGAAGACGTTCATTCCGGAGTCCGAACAGCACAAGGTCTATGGCGTTGCCCGGATCTATCTCGCCATTTTCGCGGCCGTGATCGTCTGGTGCTTCGCGATCGGCAGCATCCTGCCGGCGATGTTCATCGGTCTTCCGACGCTCTATGGCTGCTTCATGGGGGTATTCTTCGGCCTGACGCAGCATGCCGGCCTCGACGAGGATGTGCTCGACCATCGGCTCAACAGCCGCACGGTCTACATGAACCCGGTATTCCGCTTCCTGTATCTCAACATGAACTACCATGTGGAGCACCACATGTTCCCCATGGTGCCCTATCACGCTCTGCCGAGGCTGCACGCGGCGATCAAGGCCGACTGCCCGCCGCCCTATACGAGTTGCTGGGACGCCTACAAGGAAATCGTCCCCGCCTTGTTGCGGCAGCGTCGGGAGCCCGGCTGGTATGTGAAGCGCCCCCTCCCCGGCCATGTCGAGCCGCTCGGTTCGCCGCCGCCAGGGCTGATCGCCGCTGAATAG
- a CDS encoding MocE family 2Fe-2S type ferredoxin: MAAPTASQWIDACDRDDIDEEDVIRFDHDGRTFALYRSPDDAYFATDGLCTHEKVHLADGLVMDNIIECPKHNGRFDYRTGEAKGAPVCVNLRTYPVKVEDGRVWIGID; the protein is encoded by the coding sequence ATGGCTGCCCCCACAGCATCGCAATGGATCGACGCCTGCGACCGCGACGATATCGACGAGGAGGACGTGATCCGCTTCGACCATGACGGCCGCACCTTCGCGCTCTATCGCTCGCCGGATGATGCCTACTTTGCCACGGACGGGCTCTGCACGCATGAGAAGGTCCATCTCGCCGATGGGCTGGTGATGGACAACATCATCGAATGCCCGAAGCACAATGGCCGCTTCGACTATCGCACGGGCGAGGCCAAGGGCGCGCCGGTCTGCGTCAACCTCAGAACCTATCCGGTCAAGGTCGAGGATGGCCGGGTTTGGATCGGCATCGATTGA
- a CDS encoding NAD(P)/FAD-dependent oxidoreductase, with the protein MTGRMLIIGAGEAGARAAMALRENGFAGTVTIIGDEPHLPYERPPLSKSVLAAESEPAAPFIHTEARLAEQDIAIVHGTEATSIDRAGHTVTTANGAIFPYDRLLLATGAKARRLRLDGAGPDNVLYLRTFREALALRSRLMPGSRLVLIGGGFIGLELAAAARLRGCDVTVIEMAPRLLARAVPADMAARIAARHEAAGVRLILGAGIERIEGDITGHAVLLSDGERVPCDGIIAGIGAVPETELAEAAGLAIENGIKADERLQTSDPDIFAAGDCCSFPLALYGGRRIRLEAWRNAQDQGNHAARSMLGASEPYDAVPWFWSDQYDLTLQIAGLPDEGSETIIRDLGDSSEIRFRLAPDGRLLAASAIGPNGKIAKDIRLAEMMIARRAKPDRGALGDPNVKLKTLFLAPAGQS; encoded by the coding sequence ATGACCGGGAGAATGCTGATCATCGGTGCCGGCGAGGCTGGCGCCCGCGCGGCGATGGCGCTGCGCGAGAACGGCTTTGCCGGAACCGTCACCATCATCGGCGACGAGCCGCACCTGCCCTATGAGCGGCCGCCGCTTTCCAAGTCCGTTCTGGCTGCCGAGTCCGAGCCGGCGGCCCCGTTCATCCATACCGAGGCTCGCCTGGCGGAACAGGACATCGCCATTGTCCATGGAACCGAGGCCACCTCCATCGACCGCGCCGGCCACACCGTCACGACGGCGAACGGCGCGATCTTCCCCTATGACCGGCTTCTGCTGGCGACCGGCGCCAAGGCGCGGCGTCTGCGCCTCGACGGCGCGGGTCCCGACAATGTCCTCTATCTGCGCACCTTCAGGGAGGCGCTGGCGCTCCGCAGCCGCCTGATGCCCGGAAGCCGGCTCGTCCTGATCGGCGGCGGCTTCATCGGGCTCGAGCTTGCCGCGGCGGCGCGCCTGCGCGGCTGCGACGTCACGGTGATCGAGATGGCACCGCGCCTGCTCGCCCGCGCGGTACCGGCCGACATGGCCGCCCGGATCGCAGCCCGGCATGAGGCGGCCGGAGTGCGGCTGATCCTCGGTGCTGGCATCGAGCGGATCGAAGGCGACATCACAGGTCACGCCGTCCTTCTCTCGGATGGGGAGCGCGTCCCGTGCGATGGCATCATCGCGGGCATCGGCGCCGTGCCCGAGACGGAGCTCGCCGAGGCGGCGGGGCTCGCGATCGAGAACGGGATCAAGGCCGACGAGCGCCTCCAGACCAGCGATCCCGACATCTTCGCTGCCGGCGATTGCTGCTCCTTCCCGCTCGCCCTCTATGGCGGCCGGCGCATCCGCCTTGAGGCATGGCGCAACGCGCAGGACCAGGGCAACCACGCCGCGCGATCCATGCTAGGCGCCAGCGAACCCTATGACGCCGTACCCTGGTTCTGGTCGGACCAGTACGACCTCACGCTGCAGATCGCCGGTCTCCCCGACGAAGGCAGTGAAACGATCATCCGCGATCTTGGCGACTCAAGCGAAATACGCTTCCGTCTCGCCCCCGACGGCCGTCTGCTCGCGGCCAGCGCGATCGGGCCGAACGGCAAGATTGCGAAGGATATTCGGCTCGCGGAGATGATGATCGCGAGGCGGGCGAAGCCGGATCGGGGGGCGCTTGGGGATCCCAACGTGAAGCTGAAAACGTTGTTCCTAGCGCCTGCCGGTCAATCCTGA
- the purN gene encoding phosphoribosylglycinamide formyltransferase — protein MYRTACRLPYVRERIAIVVSDRECGATQFAAQIGHETQIVPHRGGELFSDAVLDLLVASQIDLAISFYTRLFRGRLLDAYEGRLVNFHPSILPAAAGTDGFGDTIRSGSRFIGSTVHLVDAGIDTGLPVLQAAVPNDPSVSLVRRRHIVFLQQCKSLVQIVRWYEEGRVRSDGGQVLVDGARYEPSEFSPNLDFAEALEFSA, from the coding sequence GTGTATCGAACGGCTTGCCGCTTACCCTATGTTCGTGAACGCATTGCTATCGTTGTATCGGATCGCGAATGTGGCGCCACTCAGTTTGCTGCGCAGATCGGGCACGAGACGCAAATTGTCCCTCATCGGGGTGGGGAGCTATTTTCCGATGCGGTTCTTGATTTGCTCGTTGCCAGTCAGATTGATCTCGCTATCAGCTTCTACACGCGTCTTTTTAGGGGCCGATTGCTCGATGCCTATGAAGGCCGGTTAGTCAATTTCCATCCTTCGATTCTACCGGCCGCAGCGGGGACTGACGGCTTCGGCGACACCATTCGCTCCGGTTCACGCTTCATTGGCAGTACCGTGCATCTGGTCGACGCGGGGATCGACACGGGGCTTCCAGTGCTTCAAGCCGCGGTGCCAAATGATCCATCCGTATCTCTGGTTCGTAGAAGGCACATAGTATTTTTGCAGCAGTGCAAGTCACTTGTGCAGATAGTCCGGTGGTACGAAGAGGGACGAGTGCGTAGCGATGGCGGACAAGTGCTTGTGGACGGCGCCCGATACGAGCCATCGGAATTCTCACCGAACCTGGATTTCGCAGAGGCTCTCGAGTTCTCGGCCTAG